The Streptomyces sp. NBC_00162 sequence ATTCTCTCGATCGTCGGCGCGGACCAGGTGCCGGAGCTGGACTACTACCGGGCCAAGGTGCTCCAGGAGGACGTTCTCGGGGCCGGGCCGGTCCCCTACTCGATCGTACGCGCGACGCAGTTCATGGAGTTCATGGACGCTGTCCTGTCCTGGACCGCCGACGGCGACACCGTCCGGCTGCCCGCCACGCCGATCCAGCCGATCGCCTCCAAGGACGTGGCCGACGCAGTGGCGGAAGTCGCCGCGGGCGCCCCGCTGGGGGCATTCGCAACATCGCCGGGCCCGAGGTCTTCTTTCTGGACGAGCTGGGCCGGATCACCCTCTCCCACAAGGGCGACGGCCGCACCGTTGTCACCGACCCCACCGCCGGTATGTTCGCCGTCGTCAAGGGTGATGTCCTCACCGACAAGGACGCCTACCTCGCCCCCACCCGCTACGCCGACTGGCTCTCCTGAACCGCTCGCGCCCTCCACCTTCCAGTTCGGCCAGACGCGGACGATCCAGGTAGCCGACAGGTGCTCCATGTCCTGAGCGCTGTAGTTGGCCAAACTGGCCAACTACATGGTTCTGACCGCCCTTCCGCGATGAGCGACGGCGCGGGCCCGTCCACCGGCCGGCACCAGCCGGCGGGCAGGCCCGCGTCCGTTGGGCTGCCGTGGCCCGCACGGTCCGGCCGCGCTTCTCCTGCCCCATCAGGTGGCGGCCGATGACCATGCGTCATATCCGGCAAGTGCCGTTAGGCGCAGGTGCATTGATTGCGCGGCCGGAAGTGGGGCGTATGCCCAGAAGCAGCCCTCAGCCCGCGCCCAGGTAGGCGTCATGCCGCTGCCAGTCCACGGGTCCACCCGTGCTCGCGCGGGTTCCAGTCCGGATCGACCCGGGCGAGCTGGTCGCCTCGTCGGCGGGCGCAGGCCGGGTCTTTGCTGAGTCCGCCGGGCCTGCGGATGTCGGTGAGCCGCTGCCCGATGGCCGTGTCGAGGACTCCGGGGAGTATCGCCTCGGCGAGGAGAATATCCCCTGGGAGTCGTCCTGCTCGGCCGCGTACGCTCGGCCGTATGCCCCGCTCTTCGAGGAAGTCCCGTCGGCTCGTTGCCGATGGGCGTACCTATCTGTGGACGGTTCGCCACGGCCACTGCGTGCTGGAAGACGGCGGCTGCCGCAAGACCCTCACCCTGCGCTCTCACCCGTCGGGCACCGGCGGCTTGCTCCGCTTCGTCTTCGATGAGGGCCCCGGTCGGTACGTCGCGGGTTTCACTACGGGGTCGGGGGAGGTGGGGGGTGTCGGCCTCGGCGCTTCGAACCTGCACGAGCCGGGCACCGTACGGTTCTTGCTCGACATGGCGCTGGCCGGCGGATGGGTACCGAGGAGAGGCGGGAAGCGAAGGTCGACGGCTGGACCTTCCTCGAGGCGGCGGTCGCCGCACGGGGCTGACGCCGCGGCCGAGCCGCTACTGTCGCCGGTCGGGTGAAGGTGAGCAGTCGTCATGCTTCTGACCTGAGGTTGTGCAGGTTGGCGGAGCGGGCTGGGGACCCAGTCGGGACCGGGGGCCCGGGAGGGCGGCGCGGTCGGGACGGTGGTGATCGGCTTGCGCCGTACGGGTCGGGTGAATCGGCTGACACCGTCCTGCGTCGGTGACGATGATGCTCGGCATGCGCAGACAGACCCCGCCGGATGCAGATGCCTGGGCCGCCGCCCCCGACCCGCTGCTGGCCTTGGCCGAACGAGAACTGGCGTTCTATCAGCGCCGCGGAGACGCCTCGCGCCGCGCGCACCGCACGATCGAACTCGGAGCACTGACCAGTGCATCCGCGACGGTGGTAGCGGCAGGACTGCACGCCCCGGCATGGGTGACGACGATCGTTGCCGGGGGCACCCTTTTCTGCACCGGGTTCCGTCAGATCTTCGCCCCTGGCCCCCGCTGGGTGCTGGCGGCCCAGGCCCGTGAATCCCTGCGCCGCGCGGTCAACCGCTATCGGCTGCTCCCGGTGGCCGAGCGGGACGCCGAAGCGCGGGCACAGCTGCTCGCCGCCATTGAAGAGGTCGGCAATGAACAGGTCAGCCAGTGGGCAGGGCAACGACAGCAGGCCTCCGTCGGGGGAACCCCACCCCCACCCAGATCCCTCCCGCCTAAAGGTCGACGAGGTCCGGCCCGGGCGAAGGAACTCGCCGCCAGTCGGCCGACGACGATCGCAGTCTGAGATGGTCGAGGGTACGGGCGAGCACGGCCGACCGGACCCGGAATCAGCTGTCGCGCGTCGTCCCGCGGGTGGACGCCGAGGACCGGCTTTCGCGGCAACGGGAAGGTCGCTGCTCCCAGCCCCAGTGGCGCTGACGGCTGCGGGCAGACCCGGCAGCCGCCACACGCCGGGGCCGTAGGCGCGGCCGAGGATCTCGCCGTCGCAGCGGAGGCGGCGCCGGCCCTCGGCGTCCTGGTGGATGGACGACCACGCGCAGAGATCGACGTGGACGGCCAGGAGAGTGGATGGTGTCAGCGGACGGCGTGGTCGGCTACGAGGACCTGGGTGACGGCCTCGGTGTAACAAGCCTTCGGCAGCCCGTGCGATCTGGCGTGCGTGGCTGAGCCGCGTACGCGGGCCCGCGCGGGCCCGCGGCCGTCAATTCCCCTTGCCGAGCGTGGCCGCAGCCTCCGTGGCCACGTCGTAGGCGCCCGAATGGGCCTGGTCGATGTCGCCGTCGACCGGTGCGTACCGGACCGCGACCACCACATTGCTCCGGCGGAAGAAGACCTCGTTGGTCACCCGGCCCCCGCTGGGATACCGGACGCGGGAGAACGCCTCGTCGCCGAAGTCCGACAAGTCCGTCGTCATCGGGCCCATCTTTCCCTCCGACTCCTCCTTCGTGCGCTGGAAGCTGACCTGCGCCTCGTGCACCCCCAGCCGGGTCACCT is a genomic window containing:
- a CDS encoding DUF4231 domain-containing protein translates to MMLGMRRQTPPDADAWAAAPDPLLALAERELAFYQRRGDASRRAHRTIELGALTSASATVVAAGLHAPAWVTTIVAGGTLFCTGFRQIFAPGPRWVLAAQARESLRRAVNRYRLLPVAERDAEARAQLLAAIEEVGNEQVSQWAGQRQQASVGGTPPPPRSLPPKGRRGPARAKELAASRPTTIAV